The following are encoded together in the Bacillota bacterium genome:
- the selB gene encoding selenocysteine-specific translation elongation factor yields the protein MKHIVIGTAGHVDHGKTSLTRALTGIDTDRLEEEKRRGMTIDLGFAPLRLPSGMTVSIIDVPGHERFVKNMVAGATTIDMALLVISADEGIMEQTREHVEILSLLGINAGIVAVTKVDLVDEGFLMLVLEDVESYLKTTPFAGAKVIPVSTVTGEGIDDLVSEIDRLAMALSEQESSTFFRLPVDRVFTVVGHGTVITGTVIGGEIHEGEMVELVPQKKVARIRGIQVHDQKVDHASAGDRAALNLSGIDKNDINRGDVAVRPGTLPASSIADAWLTALSGQQDISHGQRVRVHIGTAEVMARLRVIGAESIEAGFGRYVQIRFEAPVAIARGDRFIVRSYSPIRTIGGGRILMHNVRGRSRFAEKELDELAIEDKGSDEDLVGLLVAERPCSIKDLATRLTMPPERVGELARKMAPERVRILPRIDTSPQVERDALPPDTRIVSTAVCDSLLRQIMAMLKIYYKKFPYRVGMPKDDIRPDLAPDWEDSDFDTLLNLFISDGILAKKGNLISDPGMDREDAILKRPEVSTMEEIYRKEGLNTKKPTEVILNLSMDSDQALEILRFLVETGRLIKISEDVVLHQTVVEDAKSALMEKLKDGGELTAGQAKNVLGTNRRIIIPLLEYFDRLGITKRIGDVRRLADRNT from the coding sequence TTGAAGCATATAGTCATTGGAACAGCCGGGCATGTGGATCATGGCAAGACCAGCCTCACACGGGCCCTCACAGGCATAGACACTGATAGACTCGAGGAAGAAAAAAGGCGGGGGATGACAATCGATCTTGGATTTGCTCCTCTTCGCCTTCCAAGCGGGATGACAGTCTCAATAATTGATGTGCCAGGCCACGAGCGCTTCGTGAAGAACATGGTAGCCGGGGCCACCACCATCGATATGGCTCTCTTGGTGATCTCAGCAGACGAGGGAATCATGGAGCAAACGAGAGAACATGTGGAAATCCTTTCTCTTCTCGGAATTAATGCAGGAATTGTGGCGGTAACAAAAGTGGATCTGGTAGATGAAGGGTTTTTGATGTTGGTGTTGGAAGATGTAGAAAGCTATCTAAAAACTACTCCTTTCGCAGGCGCGAAGGTTATACCAGTATCCACGGTCACGGGAGAAGGCATAGATGATCTTGTTTCAGAGATCGACCGGTTGGCAATGGCTCTGTCTGAACAGGAATCTTCTACATTTTTCCGGCTCCCCGTAGATCGCGTATTCACGGTCGTAGGGCATGGCACCGTCATTACTGGGACGGTCATAGGGGGAGAAATCCACGAGGGAGAAATGGTAGAACTGGTCCCACAGAAGAAGGTCGCCAGAATCCGGGGGATTCAAGTCCATGATCAAAAGGTCGATCACGCGTCGGCGGGGGATCGCGCGGCGCTCAACCTTTCCGGAATCGACAAAAACGACATCAATCGTGGAGATGTAGCGGTGAGGCCAGGCACACTTCCGGCATCATCGATAGCTGATGCATGGCTCACGGCACTAAGTGGCCAACAGGATATATCACACGGCCAACGGGTGCGCGTCCATATAGGAACCGCAGAGGTGATGGCCAGGCTTCGCGTAATAGGCGCAGAGAGCATAGAGGCCGGTTTTGGGCGCTATGTCCAGATAAGATTTGAGGCTCCTGTGGCCATTGCCAGGGGAGACAGATTCATAGTGCGTTCCTACTCGCCCATACGGACCATCGGCGGCGGAAGAATCCTCATGCACAATGTCCGTGGCCGGTCGCGCTTTGCTGAAAAGGAGCTCGATGAATTGGCTATAGAGGATAAAGGATCTGACGAAGATCTAGTAGGACTTCTTGTTGCTGAAAGGCCCTGTTCAATAAAGGATCTGGCAACCAGGCTCACGATGCCTCCTGAACGTGTGGGCGAACTTGCGAGAAAGATGGCGCCGGAGAGGGTAAGAATCTTGCCGAGAATCGATACTTCACCCCAGGTGGAAAGAGATGCGCTCCCCCCGGATACCAGGATCGTTTCTACCGCGGTCTGCGATTCTCTCCTCCGGCAGATTATGGCGATGCTCAAGATTTACTATAAGAAATTCCCATATCGTGTAGGAATGCCGAAAGACGACATCCGACCGGACCTAGCTCCTGATTGGGAAGATTCCGACTTTGACACCCTCCTCAATCTGTTTATCTCTGATGGCATCCTCGCGAAAAAAGGGAACCTGATATCGGACCCAGGAATGGACAGAGAAGATGCTATCCTGAAAAGGCCTGAAGTTTCGACCATGGAGGAGATCTATCGAAAGGAAGGGCTCAATACAAAGAAACCGACCGAAGTCATCTTGAATCTATCAATGGATTCCGATCAGGCTCTGGAGATCCTGAGATTTCTCGTGGAAACAGGCAGGCTCATCAAAATTTCCGAGGATGTGGTTCTTCACCAGACCGTGGTTGAGGACGCAAAAAGCGCGCTAATGGAAAAACTAAAGGATGGTGGGGAGCTCACCGCCGGGCAGGCTAAGAACGTACTAGGGACCAACAGAAGGATCATCATACCTCTTCTTGAATACTTCGATAGGCTTGGAATCACAAAACGTATTGGAGATGTTCGCCGCCTGGCTGACCGGAATACCTAA
- a CDS encoding L-seryl-tRNA(Sec) selenium transferase, whose translation MSQSSGDEHARSLLSRIPPVGAILEDPSIKKVSGNFSHQDLIAYIRTLLDDLRAKILQDQVAAGMTREEMIEDIVVRLQAALERHSIHRLGRVINATGIVLHTNLGRAPLPERAIKAVEEAARGYSNLEFDLESGGRGSRYQRIRSLITSLTGAESSLVVNNNAAAVFLSINTLAAGKEVIVSRGQQVEIGGSFRIPDVIRSSGARMVEVGTTNKTRLQDYESAITENTAILLKVHTSNFKLIGFTSEVPLKDMVELARQRGLIAMEDLGSGTLLDLASLGLPYEPTVRDSLKAGVDIVTFSGDKLLGGPQAGIIIGRKDLVDRIARNPLMRALRVDKMTLAALEEVLRIYHGREEDIISEIPALRFLSRSPEDLELEAQGLARRISQILKEDWIVQIVDDPCEAGGGSLPGAQLPGKAVAIARHGPSSSPTKNPEANLSKDPGANLSRDRGADLSVEDLHAMLRLSSPPVISRLHGGQLLLNVRTLFPEDPQDIVTALSRIVGGDKD comes from the coding sequence ATATCTCAATCTTCAGGGGACGAGCATGCTCGTTCCCTTCTCTCGCGTATTCCCCCGGTCGGCGCTATTCTTGAAGACCCATCTATCAAGAAGGTATCAGGCAATTTCAGCCATCAGGACCTCATCGCGTATATCCGGACCCTGCTAGATGACCTTCGCGCGAAGATCCTGCAGGATCAAGTCGCGGCAGGAATGACGAGGGAGGAAATGATTGAAGACATAGTCGTTCGCCTGCAAGCTGCGCTTGAGCGACATTCCATCCACAGACTTGGCCGCGTGATCAATGCCACAGGAATAGTGCTGCATACAAACCTCGGAAGGGCTCCCCTCCCCGAGCGCGCCATCAAGGCTGTCGAGGAAGCGGCACGGGGGTATTCTAACCTGGAATTCGACCTGGAATCCGGGGGCCGCGGTTCCAGGTATCAGAGAATTCGTTCACTCATAACGTCCCTGACGGGGGCCGAGTCCTCGCTGGTTGTCAACAATAACGCGGCAGCTGTATTCCTTTCCATAAATACATTGGCGGCAGGCAAAGAAGTAATAGTGTCCCGCGGCCAGCAAGTGGAGATCGGGGGAAGTTTTCGTATCCCAGACGTAATAAGGTCAAGCGGAGCCAGGATGGTGGAGGTAGGAACTACCAATAAAACGCGTCTTCAGGATTATGAATCAGCGATCACAGAAAATACCGCCATCCTGCTCAAGGTTCACACGAGCAACTTCAAATTGATCGGATTCACAAGCGAGGTTCCGCTCAAGGATATGGTGGAATTGGCCCGGCAGCGCGGCCTCATCGCTATGGAAGACCTCGGAAGTGGCACCCTGCTGGACCTCGCATCCCTGGGCCTCCCTTACGAGCCCACTGTTAGGGATAGTCTGAAGGCCGGTGTAGACATCGTAACTTTCAGCGGGGATAAGCTGCTCGGCGGTCCACAGGCAGGCATCATCATCGGCAGAAAAGACTTGGTGGATCGAATCGCGAGGAATCCACTAATGAGAGCGCTGAGGGTAGACAAGATGACCCTGGCGGCTCTCGAAGAGGTGCTGAGGATATACCATGGCAGAGAAGAAGACATCATTTCCGAGATCCCTGCTCTGCGGTTTCTGTCGCGAAGCCCGGAAGATCTCGAATTAGAGGCCCAGGGCCTTGCGAGGCGCATTTCCCAGATATTGAAAGAAGATTGGATCGTTCAGATAGTGGATGATCCATGTGAAGCAGGAGGTGGATCGCTCCCCGGAGCACAGCTGCCAGGGAAGGCTGTTGCCATTGCGCGGCATGGTCCCAGCTCTTCACCAACAAAAAATCCAGAGGCGAATCTATCCAAAGACCCAGGGGCGAACCTATCCAGAGACCGAGGTGCGGACCTATCCGTCGAAGACCTCCATGCAATGCTCCGTCTGTCATCGCCTCCTGTGATTTCCCGGCTTCATGGAGGCCAGCTTCTTCTCAATGTGAGGACACTATTTCCGGAAGATCCTCAGGATATAGTGACGGCATTGTCCCGCATCGTTGGGGGCGATAAGGATTGA
- a CDS encoding iron-sulfur cluster assembly accessory protein: MTLDESAKPDDIAYEHSGVKFVMDPRSARYLENATVDYRSGWFGGGFVIKGPNTSTC; this comes from the coding sequence CTGACTCTGGATGAGTCAGCGAAACCGGATGATATCGCCTATGAGCATAGTGGAGTCAAATTCGTGATGGACCCGCGCTCTGCGCGCTATTTGGAAAATGCAACCGTTGACTATCGCTCAGGATGGTTCGGCGGCGGATTTGTCATAAAAGGCCCGAACACTTCGACCTGTTAG